The genomic region ATTGGTATCATTATTTATCCGCCGGAGCAATATCTTAAATGTTCCAGGAAAAATGAGAAAATCTTCAGCTTTCTAAATCCTTGAATGATTGTTACTGTTGTACTATATTTTATTACTGTAAAGGTGGAAAACAGCTCACGATGATGTATGGTGATGTTGATTCCCGGCCCGTAAGGGTACAAGCGGTATTTTATACGAGGAGCCATTATGAAGGTGCCCGGCAAGGATTCATCATCCGGCGGCATGGCGCCTGAAATAGGTGAAACACGCTATCCCGGACAGTTTGGAACGGCGCTCGAAGCGCTGTTCGCGTCCTATCCCGATGGCTGGTTTCTCCGGTCGGGCAGCGGGGAAATATACTCGTGTAACAGCGCTTTGTGCAATCTTACCGGTTACACGCATGATGAGCTGTGTTCGATGAATACTGGCGATCTCTTCCGGGACAGAATGTTCAAAAGCATCATGAACAGCCTGAAAGAGAAAAAAAAGTCGCCGGGCAGCGGAAATATCCGCATCGAGGGCATGTGTACGCGAAAAGACGGTACGCGCTTTCCCGCGGAAGTGACCGTGGCGCTCTGTGAAGGGAATGAATCCCTCCCGGCCTGTGTCATAGTGCGCGATATCACCCGCGAACGTATGGTTCACGATGAAAACCGGCAACTCCACGGTCAGCTCCGTCATGCGCAGACCATGGAAACGATCGGGCAGATGATCGGCGGTATATCGCACTACTTCAACAATGTTTTTACCGGGATACTCGGTAATCTGAGCCTTGCCGGGATCGATGCCCCGGAAGGGCTTTCGCCCTTCATCGGTAATGCCGCCCATGCGGCGGACAGGGCGCGGACTTTTACACGGCAGCTCCTTTCGCTGAGCCGTAAATCCGTCGTTGTCCTCGAACCGACAGACATCGGGGCGCTCATCGAGGATGTGGAATCGTTCGCACGGCTGACTTTCGACCGCCGAATCGAGATTGCAGTGGCGAAACCCGATGGTCTCCACTGTGTTCTTGCCGATGCGGCGTCGATTCACCATGTTCTGCTGAACCTCTGTATCAACGCCCGTGATGCAATCGAGGAAAAACATGTGACCCTTGCCGGGATGACCGAGCCGCGTATCACCATCGAGGCCCGCAATGAAACGATACCGGTCCGCTGCGATGCAGACCGTCGAAAAAGTCATGGTACCGGTCATCCTGATGCCCGTTCCGGCAGGCATGTCAGGATCACGGTTTCTGATAACGGATGCGGAATGGATGAAGAATCGATAAAACGGATATTCGAGCCGTACTACACCACAAAAGAACCCGGAAAAGGCACCGGTCTCGGGCTGACTGTCGCCCTTGAAACCATCAGGCAGCATAACGGCTGGATCGAATGCGCGAGCACCGCAGGGCAGGGATCCGCGTTTACGGTATATCTTCCCGCCACAAGCCTGAAAAAGGAGATTTCGGGGGAACGGAAAATCGTAGACCTGCCGCCCGGTACGGAAAGGATTCTGTTCGTCGATGATGAAGAAATGGTGAGAACGTTCGGAATTCTGACTCTTGAACGGCTCGGGTATTCGGTTCTGTCCGCTTCCAACGGCCGTGAGGCGCTCGACCTCTATATCAGGGAGCACGGCAGTATCGACCTGGTCATTCTCGATCTCGGGCTCCCTGTTTTATCCGGCCAGGAGCTTTTGAAGCACATACGGCTCATCAACCGTGATGTGACCGTTCTCGTATTGAGCGGGCATGATTTCGTGCATGACAGGGATGTATTCGGCGAGCTCCGGGCTGATGATTACATTCTCAAACCATTCACCATTTACGATCTCGCGGCGTCGGTCCGGGCAGTGCTCGACCGCAAATCGGGCCGATAGGTGATTACGAACTGTGAAAACCGAAAAATTCATAAATTGGTTATTCAAACAAAACATAAACTGACGAATGAGATTTTCAACGTTAAAATGTCATTCCCGTGAAAACGGGAATCCATCGCTAAATACATATAAAATAATGAGTTAAATGCTGGATTCCCAATTCATTTCATTCTTGGGAATGACAACACTTATATAATACGTCAGGAATTATAATCTGATTGATTAACCAGATTCTTAAAAAAAGGGTTGAAAGAGCGTAAAAACCGATAAATCATTAAAAAATACACTTCCTGATGATAATTATATATATTAAATCGAACAATCTCTGATAAAGACATCCACTTTCTGTTTAACTGACATTGCTCACCGCGGCTTGCCGGAGAAGGGTAAAAAAACCGCCATGGCAGAGAACTGTTCCGTTCTGGTCGTTGATGATGAAGATACTGTGCGAAGGCTCATCGCGAGACTCCTCGAAAAGATGGGCCATACCGTAACGGAGGCATCGGGATCGGACGAGGCTCTCGATATTATGAACAGCCGGTCGTTCGATATCCTTCTCACCGATCATAAGATGCCGGGGAAAAGCGGGCTCGATTTGCTGATTGAGACAAACAGACTGTATCCCGACATGGTAAAAATCATGTTCACCGGGATGGGGGGCCAGGACCTCTACCGTGAGCTGATAAACCGCGAGGCAGTCTTTTCGGTTCTGGAAAAACCGATCACGGGCGAGCTCCTCTCCGATACTGTTGAAAGGGCTTTTTCCTATCGCCTGAAACGTATCCGGGAAAGGAATGAGATTCGCGATCTTCAGGAAAAGTACCACACAATTTTCGATAATACCACCGATCTTATCCAGAGTATCGACACTCTCGGAAAATTCATCTACGTCAATCCCGCATGGCATAAAGTCATGGATTATGATCAGAAGGACCTTGCGGATATTACTCTTTTCGACCTCGTTCATGAGGATTACCGGCTAAAGATCATGGACACTGTCAGCAGTGTGATGACAGGTTCGATGACGGGCTCGTTCGATACGGTCATGATTTCCAAAAACGGTCTGCCCGTATTTCTCGAGGGAAGCGCCACCCCTCAGCGCCGTGACGGCAGCGTTGTCGCAATCGGGTTCATTTTCCGCGATGTGACTGAGCGACACCGCGCCGAGCAGGAAATACAGGCACGGCTCAGGCAGGAGACCATGATTGCCAGAATCGCGCACCTGCTTGCAAATGCCGATGAACCTCGTTTTGTATTTCCTTTCATCCTTGAAATTGTCGGTGAGTGTGCCCAGGCCGACCGTGCATACATCTATTCGCTCGACGAAGGAAAACAGGCATTTGAGAAAGTCGATACCTGGTGCGCCTCCCCGTATGCTCTGGACAGCCAATGGGACTATCTTGTCCCGTACGGCGAAATACCGGAGATTTACAAAAAAATCAGGGGTAAAGAGGTTATCGTTTACGAAACCATGGAGTCGATACGGCAGCCGGACCGCCGTTTTATGGAACAGCACATGATAGAGTCGAATCTTTTGTTCCCCATTCGCGCCGGAACAAGCACTGTGGGGATTCTCGGGTTCGATACCATACGGTTTCCACAGAGCTGGGAAGACAACGATATTTCGATGCTCAGGGCAGCGGTCGATATCATCGCCAACGCCTGGACCCGTCAGCAGGAAATCGATTTCAGGAAACAGAAAGAACGTGAGGCCGAACAATCACGGCTTCTCGTGATAAGAGCGGATCGTCTCGCCGCGGTGGGGACGATGACTACGGGTATTATTCATGAAATCACGCAGCCGCTCAACGCGATAAACGTATCCACCCAGACTATTCTCTACGGTCTTTCACGCGGCTGGCTGCTCGATGATACAAAGGTGACAAACAGCCTTAACCTGATTGTCGAACAGATCAGGCGAATGAACGACATCATCATCAATATGCGCGCGTTTGCCCGTGACGGGCTTCCGACGGCCCGTGAAATGGCAAACCTCAATGTCCAGGTCGAACGGGTTCATGTGATGCTCGGTGAACAGATGAAGGCTCATGGTATCGATTTTGAACTCAATCTCGGCGACATACCCGACAATGAGATGAACACACAGCAGATTCTTCAGGTTATTCTCAACCTCGTAACGAACGCCCGTCAGGCTGTGGATGAGATCGAGAACGATCAGAAAAAAATCATCGTTACCACAACGGTGGAAGATTCCATGGTTGTGTTCGAAATAAGCGATAACGGCCCCGGTGTTCCGTCCGTACTCCACGAAAAGATATTCGATCCGTTTTTCACCACAAAAGAAGTGGGGCAGGGCACCGGTCTGGGACTCTCGATAAGCAGCGGTATCGTTCATGATCATAACGGTATACTCGATATCAGGGATAACGAGATGGGCGGTGCAACGTTCATCATGAAACTTCCGTTCAGACAGAATAAAGGGTGAGGCCTGTGAATATCCTCCTTATTGACGATAATGACGCAATCCGGAAGAGCCTGAGTTTGTTTTTAACCGAGCTCGGACATGATGTTACCTGCGCCGAAAACGGCCAGGAAGGGCTTGCGCTGTTCAACCGGAAACAGTATCACCTTGTCTTTACCGACATCATGATGCCGAAGATGGATGGTTTTGAATTTCTGAATCATATTAAAAACGAGATGAAGAGCATGGTCGATGTGGTTATCGTCACCGGTCATGGCAATGTCGACAGCGCGATAACCGCCCTGAGGTCCGGGGCGTATGACTACCTGCAGAAGCCGGTCAATCTCGAAGAGCTCGAGGTTATCATAGATCGTGTTTCGGAGCACTTATCATTGAAGATGACCAACGAGGAGCTGACATCACGGTTCGAGGAAACCGTCAGGGAGCGTGTCATCGAAACCGAAAACCAGCTTGAAAAAATCCGCCGGGCCTTTCGTGACAATATCGGTTTGAATATTTCCATACATTCGAAAAAACTGGACGACCTGTACAAGCTCGCTGAAAAATTTCACAAGTCACCCTTGGTTCCCATAATCATTGAAGGCGAAACAGGCACGGGGAAAGAGCTTCTTGCCCGGTTCATCCATCATGGCAGCGAAATGGTGATGAAGCCGTTCATAGCACTCAACTGTGCCGCGATTCCGACAGAGCTCTTCGAGAGCGAGCTGTTCGGTCATGAGGCCGGAGCATTCACCGGCGCAAACGTGAGCTCGAAAAAGGGACAATTCGAGATTGCCGGTGATGGCACACTGCTTCTCGACGAGATCGGCGAAATGCCCCTGTCGACACAGGTCAAACTGCTGCGGGTTCTGGAAGAACGCGAGTATTACAGAGTCGGAGGTGTCAAGCGCATGACGCTGAAAGCCCGGATAATCGCTTCGACGAACAAATCCCTCGGCACCGAAGTTGAAAAAAACGCTTTCCGGCGTGACCTTTACCACCGTCTCAATGTCGGGTATCTGAGAATTCCCCCCTTACGGGAACGGACAGAGGAAATCGTGCCGCTGACATATGATTTTTTTGCTAAGGTCTGCGCCCGCCATGGTAAACAGAATAAAATACTGGGGCTGACTCCTGAGGCGGAACGGTTTCTGGAGCGGTTTTCCTGGCCCGGGAATGTACGGCAGCTGGAAAATGCCATCGAGCGTATCGTAATCATCCATGACGATCCCTATATCGATGTGGGACATTTCGCCTTCCTTGAACAGGGTGAGCCTGCTGCTCTTCAACGCGTTTCGGATTTTTCTTCCGCTGCTCAACCGGAAAACCTGAAAGATATCGGCAGCCCGGCGCACAGCAATACGGCGGATATGAATTATTATAAGCTCCCCAGTGAAGGAATCGATCTGGACGAGTTGATTACCAATCTCGTTAAAGAAGCACTGCGCATGGCCGATGGCAACAAAACACTTGCGGCAAAACTGCTTAATATTTCTCCAAGAACCATCGCACGCCGTCTGGAAAAATAACTTCCCCTGGCGGAAAACAATCCAGATTACTTAATCCGGTCTATTCATAAAATTTGATAGAACGCTGAGTTACACGGATTTGTTTTTTAATCAAGAGAATTCCTCGCAGCTTGCTACGGGGTAAAAAGCCCCCTTCCGTCACTTCGTGACACCTTCCCCCGTATCGGGGGCAGGTAACTATCGTAATCGTATCGATTTCCCTTGCCCCCTTTCAGGGGGAAAGGGATTAAGGGTTAGGGGGCCTGATCTGATACCTCGTAGTTTACTGCGGGGTAATTCATTATTCCTTATGAAAGATTATTAATTACAAAGGATAGTATATACAATTTTTTATATCTATTTATGTCTGAGTGTCTTTGTGGTTAAATATTTTCATAGATAATCCGTGTCACTTCCTGTCAGATGTGTCTTTACGCGTTTCTTAAGGCGAAAAGTCACGCTCATACAGTTCCGTAATGGACAAAACGCCGCCGCCAATTAGGACAAGATACAAAACGCTCTGTTTTGCCTGTTCAGAATACATCAATACCCTCAATCACATAAACTCCGTATCTCTTTGTCTCGGTGATAAATACGCCATTAATGGCAAAATTATATTTTGAATTTTTTAAAAATGGCCCGGTTATTGCTTTATACAGCGATTGCAACGAATAACCTGTATGTGTTATACAATAAAAAAAGACTGATCATGTAGTATGCACTTTTACCGTGTGCTTTTATTTAACAGGAGCGTTTCGTGAAAATCCTGCTTGTTGATGATGACATTTCAAGTGTGACAGCCCTTATGAATCTTCTGGAGCATGACCATGTGCTGAAGATTGCTTCGAACGGGTGCGATGGACTTGAGCAGTTCGATAAAAACTTTTATAACGTTGTAGTCACCGATATCATGATGCCGAAAATGAACGGTATACAATTACTCAAGGAAATCAGGGACAGAAATAAAGATACCTATGTAATCGTGCTGAGCGGTTATCTCACAGCGCATAATATTAAAACTGCGGAAGCCTATAATCCTTATGCTTTTTTCAGCAAACCTCTTGATGTCGAGCGTTTTATGAATGTCATCGAGGAGATAAAAAACGAGCTGTCGGCTGACCATGTTAAATAGTACCGGTTCATGTTGTAAACATAACCTGATAACCGCCAGGATAGAGTGATTATCCATAAACCATAACAAAAACATAATAAACCATAAACTACTCTGATTTTTTAGGTGAACGTTAAAGAGGGGACTTTCTCAGATGAACATATCGGAACTCATTGATGCTTTGGCCCAGGAAGCTCTTCTCCTCGACCCTCATAATCTGCAGGCATGTGGAAAGATGCTTTCTATTTTGGAAAAAATCGACAATCCAAAAGTCGAAAAGGTAAAAATAAAACTGACCGGATACCTTGAATCACTGATCATGAATGATATCGATGGACAGGCGCCACAACTCGAAACGATTATTGGTGCAGTGACAGAGATTCAGAACCGGCTCAAGGACGAGGGCTTCGAGGCTGAAGCGGTCGAGTCTGAAAAAACTCGGGCTGAAGAAAAAGATACTGAAGAAACCGATGCTGAAGAAACCGGGGCGGAAATCGCTGAAGAAGCTGTCGCTAAACAGGTAAAAATTCCTATGGAGCCGGAAAGCGAGCCCTCCGGCGGGATGGACGAACAGACAATAGAAGAGCCCGATCTTTTAAGGGATTTTATTGTTGAAGCCAATGAACATCTCGATTCCATTGAGCTCAATATGGTTGAATGGGAAAAGAGTCCGAACGACAAAGAAATCATCAATTCGATTTTCAGACCGTTTCACACGATAAAAGGTGTTGCCGGATTCCTGAATCTCCAGAAAGTAAACCGGCTTGCACACCAGCTCGAAAACCTGCTCGACGAAGCCCGTGACAACAGAATAAAGCTGAGCCCGAGTCTTTCGGATCTGATTTTCGATGGCGTCGACATACTCAAGTCCATGATAACCGCTCTGGATAAATGCATGGCAGCCAACGAACCTATCGTTTACGGTGTCAATATCGAGCCGTTCATACAGAGGCTGTCGATGTTCATTTCTTCGGGAATTGATGCGGGCGACCAGGCAGACACATCCGATGACGGAGAATTTGAAAATGCCCCTGTGCAGCCAATCGGCGAAATCCTTGTCAAGGAGGGCAAGGTCGGTATGGATGTTCTCCAGAAAACCCTGGAAAAACAGGCGGAATCGGGGACACAGAAAAAAATCGGCGAACTTCTCGTTGAGGAAAACGCCGTTACTGTCCGTGATGTTCGGGACGCTATCAGGAAACAGGTGGAACCGAACAAGCAGACCGCTGAAAAACATATCAAGGTCGATACCACGAAGATGGATCAGCTCCTCGATACGGTTGGTGAACTTGTCATTTCCGAAACCATGGTGACACACAATCCCAATATTTTGAGAATCACCGATCAGCGTCTTGTCCGCGATCTCGCGCAGCTCCAGAGGGTGACCATGACGCTCCAGAGTATTTCCATGTCGATGCGTCTTGTTCCGATCGGAGCGACATTCCAGAAAATGAACCGTATTGTACGGGACCTCGCCAAAAAATCCGGGAAACATATCAATCTGGTGCTGGACGGCCAGTCTGCTGAAATAGACCGCAACATGGTCGAGGAGCTCTATGATCCCCTCGTGCATATGGTGCGGAATTCATGCGACCATGGGATCAAGAAACCGGAAGAGCGTACGGCAAATGGGAAACCGCCCGAAGGCACCATTATTCTCAAAGCCGAGCATACCGGAGGGAAGGTGGCAATTTCCATATCCGATGACGGTGACGGCCTCGACCGTGAAAGAATTCTCCAGAAAGCCCGTGAAAAAGGAATCATCAAGCCCGAAGAACGGCCGGATGACAAGGAAATCGATCATCTCATTTTTATGCCGGGTTTTTCCACCGCGCAGCAGGTAACCGATGTTTCCGGACGCGGTGTCGGTATGGATGTGGTCAGGAAAGCCATTGAAAAACTCCGCGGCACGGTCGAAATTCATTCGAAAAAGGGCGAAGGAACAACATTCATCATCAAACTTCCCCTCACGACAGCTATCATTGACGGCATGCTCGTTCAGATAGGCGAGGAACGCTATATCATTCCGACTCTCTCGGTCCGTCAGCTCGTAAGACCGGAAGAACAGGAAATCAATACGGTCGTAGGGCGTGGTAAGACGGCCATGATACGCGGAAAACTGCTCCCCCTCATAAAACTTTCGGAAGTTCTGGGTATCGAAAATGGCCAGAAGGATACTTCCGAATCGGTTCTCGTTGTGGTCGAGGACAGCGAACGGGTGGTTGCCCTCCAGGTGGACTCGCTTCTGGGCAAACAGGAAGTTGTCATCAAAACGCTCGGCGAGCAGTTCAAGGACCTCAAGGGAGTTGCCGGCGGCGCAATCCTCGGCGACGGGAAAATCGGGCTTATCCTGGATGTCCGGAGCATCATCAACTCCGATGAAATAGCGGTAGGTATAGGATAATCGCCCATAAGAATAATCTGTTTGCCGGAAGATAACGTTCATCAGAATATATATGTTTCAATAATAACGGATGTTTCAAATATAAATAAATAATTTTATCTTTCAGAAAAAAGGAGTGATTACCATGGACGATGTCAGAAAGAGCTCAACAGAGACTCTCACCAATCTGGAGAATATCCAGGGAAAGTATCTGACTTTCAAGCTTGCCGATGAGGAATACGGGCTGGAAATCCTGAAAGTGAAAGAAATAATCGGCATGATGGCAGTAACGACTCTTCCACGGACACCGAAGTATGTAAAAGGTGTGATTAACCTTCGCGGGAAAGTCATCCCTGTAATCGATCTCAGGCTGAAGTTCGGACTTGACGAAAAGGTATATGATGAAAAAACCTGTATCATCGTCGTGGAAATCGGCGAAAGCGGTGTGAACGCCCATATGGGGATTATTGTCGATGCGGTATCCGAGGTCCTCAATGTTACTATCGATGAGCTCGAACCTACGCCGCGTTTCGGTGTGGCGCTTGATACCGATTATATCCTCGGCATGGCAAAGGGCAAGGGGACGGTTCGGACGCTGCTCGATATCAACAAGGTTCTCACCGCCGAAGAACTGAGCCTCTTAACGGAAAAAATATAAGAAGCCCCGGTTTTATGAGGGACGGCCATATCGATCATCACCCTGTCATAACAATGCACGTACCTGCAATAATTGTGCGCTGAAAAACCGATGGGTACAGGACATTCATCTGTCCGATTTATGGCAGCCAAACAGATTGCAGGGAAGAATTCTGAAAAGTATGTGAACTTTTCAGTGTCGGAGGGGATTGCTGTTCCTTATCCGAAAAATACCTGAAACAGCGAATTTTTTTGGAGAATGAAATAATGAATTCTGGCGTTCAGAAAGGGCATAGCTTCGAACTCCGTGACAGCGAGTATAAAAAACTGGCTGACATTGTTTACCGGTGTGCGGGGATAAGCCTCGGTGATAATAAAAAAGAGCTTGTCCATGCGCGGCTCAGCAAGATACTGAGAAAACGTGAAATAGCCGGTTTTTCGGAATACATGTCAATTTTAAGTAATGACAAAACAGGGGACGAACTTATTTCCCTGCTCGATGCAATCTCCACAAATGTTACCCATTTCTTCCGCGAATCGGAACATTTCACGTTTTTCAACGAGACCTTTTCCGATAAAGGGCACGATGGGAATCTCCGGATATGGAGCGCAGGGTGTTCGAGCGGTGAGGAGCCGTATTCGATAGCCATAACGCTGCGGGAAAATATTCTGAAAGAAAAATCCCCGATGCCCTACATTCTTGCCACTGACCTTTCAACAAAAGTTCTCGACAGGGCAACAAGCGGCCTGTATCCCATGAAGGCAATTGAAAACCTTCAGGCCGCCCTGAAGAAAAAGTATTTTCTGAAGGGAAAAGGGGAATTCGCGGGAATGATAAAAGTGAAAAAAGCAATTACGAGCATGGTTACTTTTCAGAGACTCAATCTTATAGAGCCGTTCCAGTTCAGCAAGAAATTTGACGTTATTTTTTGCAGAAATGTCATGATATATTTCGATAATGAAACACGGAGCAGCATAGTCAGGAAGTATTATGATGCCCTCCATCCGGGAGGATACCTCATCATCGGACATTCGGAGAGCCTGAATGGTGTCGATCATTCATTCAAATACATCAAGCCTACTATTTACAGGAAATTATAAATATGATTGGTGAGCGGGGGAAGGTATTGACCATCGGTGTTGCTGACATGAAGATATCGGATGATCCATTGTCGACTCTGGTGACATATTCGCTCGGTTCGTGCCTCGGGATTATTGTCTACGATCCGGTTGTGAAGGTTGGAGGGCTCCTGCATGCCATGCTTCCGGAAGCTAATGACGAGAAAAGGAAACAGGGTTTCAATCCTTATAAGTATATTGATACGGGAGTTCCCATACTCTTTAAGGAGGCATACAAATACGGTGCGCTGAAACACCGTTTACAGATAACCGTCGCGGGCGGATCGCAGATTCTGGACGAGTCAGGGTTTTTCAACATCGGGAAAAGAAATCTGGCAACACTCAGAAAGCTTTTCTGGAAGAACGGTGTTATGATAGATAAAGAACATGTCGAGGGTTCTGTTTCCAGGACAGTCCGGATCGATCTTAATACCGGTCAGGTTAAAATCAAGCTGGGCTGGGGAGAGGAAATTCAATTATGAAAGATTTACAGCACATTATAGGGAAAATAGATTATTTGCCTCCGTTCCCTTCTGTTGTCGCCAGAGCGCTTTCCATGCTGGACAGTCCGAAGGTTAAACCGGAACAGATTGTCGAAGTGATCAAGTTCGATCCGGGGATTGCAACGAATATTTTGCGGTTGTGCAACTCGAGCTATTTTGGCCTTAACCGTTCGATCACCAGCCTTCAGGAAGCGTTGATATATATCGGGCTTGCGCGGTTCAGGGAAATCCTTGTTCTTTCGGGAACGCGGCAGTTTTTTGAGAAAAAGTCCCCCGGTTACGAAATGAGAAAAGGCGAGCTCTGGAGATTTGCCCTGGCATCCTCGGTCACCGCGAAAGAGCTGTCAAAGATCATTCCGGTCGACAACAGCGAGTCAGTATTTCTGGCGGCGCTTCTCCATGACCTTGGCAAACTGGTTCTCAGCGAGTTTATTACCGATTCATGGAACATGATCCATGAAAAGGTCGAACATCAGGGTTTAACATTTATCGATGCTGAAAAAGAAGTCGTGGGCATCGATCATGCGGAGCTCGGCGCCATGATCCTTGAAACATGGGGATTTCCACCGGCGGTAATCAATGCGGTGAGAAAACATCACAGACCCCTTGAAGACGATGATACCGTGCTCGATGATATTGTGAAAATATCGGTCACCCTGACCATGATGATGGGTTACGGGACATCGGTTGACGGTCTCGCGTATCATGGCTTTGACGAGGTCTGCCGCCGTAATAATCTCCACACCGATATGTTGGACAGAGTGATGGGAGAGTCGCTCGAAATAATAAATGAAGTTGAATCAGACTATGGAATATGTATTCTGGAGGATTCCTGAAATGGCACTGAAGGTTCTGGTTGTGGATGACTCCGATGTTATGCGTAAAATCGTAAAACGTGTACTGGGGCTCTCAGGATTCGAAATCGATACAATATATGATGCCGCCAACGGTGATGAGGCGCTCATGGTGCTTGTGGATAATGAGGTCGATGTTGTGCTCACCGATATAAACATGCCGGTGATGAGC from bacterium harbors:
- a CDS encoding HDOD domain-containing protein, giving the protein MKDLQHIIGKIDYLPPFPSVVARALSMLDSPKVKPEQIVEVIKFDPGIATNILRLCNSSYFGLNRSITSLQEALIYIGLARFREILVLSGTRQFFEKKSPGYEMRKGELWRFALASSVTAKELSKIIPVDNSESVFLAALLHDLGKLVLSEFITDSWNMIHEKVEHQGLTFIDAEKEVVGIDHAELGAMILETWGFPPAVINAVRKHHRPLEDDDTVLDDIVKISVTLTMMMGYGTSVDGLAYHGFDEVCRRNNLHTDMLDRVMGESLEIINEVESDYGICILEDS